Proteins co-encoded in one Populus trichocarpa isolate Nisqually-1 chromosome 10, P.trichocarpa_v4.1, whole genome shotgun sequence genomic window:
- the LOC7491626 gene encoding uncharacterized protein LOC7491626 produces MQKEIKAALLFGLVVWVYQATNPPPPKICGTPGGPPITAPRIKLRDGRYLAYKEHGVSRETAKYKIIYVHGFASMRHNTMSVEKLSPEVVEELGFHLVSFDRPGYGESDPHPKRTPESIALDIEELADHLEFGSRFYVMGFSMGGQVIWGCLKYIPHRLAGATLIAPVVNYWWPGFPANLSTEAYYLQLPQDQWTLRVAHHAPWLTYWWNTQKWFPASAVAARKPEVFSRQDLEVLLSMVTDGRMNMPQTMQQGKFETIHRDMMIGFGKWEFDPMDLENPFPDNEGSVHLWQGDEDKMVPVSLQRYITQRLPWINYHEISGSGHMFPYIPETCEAIIKALLLEKN; encoded by the exons ATGCAGAAGGAAATTAAAGCGGCTTTGCTTTTTGGGTTGGTGGTATGGGTATATCAGGCAACCAACCCTCCACCTCCAAAGATTTGCGGTACCCCAGGCGGCCCGCCTATTACAGCACCTAGAATAAAATTGAGGGATGGGAGGTATTTGGCCTACAAGGAGCATGGTGTCTCTAGAGAAACTGCCAAATATAAGATCATATATGTTCATGGCTTTGCCTCTATGAGACATAATACAATGAGCGTGGAAAAACTCTCTCCG GAAGTTGTTGAGGAGCTGGGATTCCACCTTGTGTCCTTCGACCGGCCGGGTTATGGAGAAAGTGATCCACATCCAAAGCGAACTCCGGAGAGTATAGCTTTAGATATAGAAGAGCTTGCGGATCATTTAGAATTTGGATCCAGATTTTATGTCATGGGGTTTTCTATGGGAGGTCAAGTGATCTGGGGCTGCCTCAAGTACATCCCTCACAG GCTAGCAGGAGCAACACTAATTGCGCCTGTTGTCAACTACTGGTGGCCTGGCTTTCCTGCCAACTTATCAACAGAAGCCTACTACTTACAGCTACCTCAGGACCAGTGGACATTGCGTGTTGCTCACCATGCTCCATGGCTCACCTATTGGTGGAACACTCAGAAATGGTTTCCTGCATCGGCAGTTGCAGCCCGTAAACCTGAAGTTTTCTCCCGTCAGGATTTAGAAGTACTCCTTTCCATGGTTACAGATGGAAGAATGAACATG CCACAAACAATGCagcaaggaaaatttgaaaccaTACATCGAGACATGATGATTGGGTTTGGGAAGTGGGAATTCGATCCCATGGATCTTGAAAATCCCTTTCCTGACAATGAAGGCTCGGTTCATCTATGGCAGGGTGATGAAGATAAGATGGTGCCTGTTAGCTTGCAACGATATATTACCCAAAGACTTCCCTGGATAAACTACCATGAGATATCTGGCTCTGGACACATGTTCCCTTACATCCCAGAGACATGCGAAGCGATTATAAAGGCTCTTTTGCTGGAAAAAAACTAG
- the LOC18102778 gene encoding uncharacterized protein LOC18102778, whose product MEGSVVVDDLGAPESWEVADLDETMSRLLLNKDSKQQKQQPQDQLARSGSGSLGPGEKVTDDVINQVDQFLREALQNPRERLSILRMEQDVEKFIRDPNQQQLEFQQLPTSYLRLAAHRVAQHYSLQSMVLLDNSLPDGSGSRIIVRKTSDCSLPLIRLADIPLSLPSEDGDVIKVAIKQRPQKRSQTANNSNSNSTKSNSSKSVEERKEEYNRARARIFNSSSSSSGSTGKPEGEPRLQDGSQHGSFGISKSEEKSAPAISDLNSGRGLIESSTSSGRSARTRMEKEPIGRYRPNNRVAIFRDREVERKDPDFDRSYDRYMQRFDPGFGFNGGGPYAIQPMYTPALNYNTEFPQLGSAHRPQISTEQQPRPHPQHVPGPWVAPSTPAGIGYGHPDTHIPPFNPNHVGARSASAIYLHSSQYPCQHPGMPFIHPHEHVQPFSQSHQQQPDASFGLARPR is encoded by the exons ATGGAGGGCTCTGTGGTGGTGGATGATCTTGGAGCCCCCGAGTCATGGGAGGTGGCTGATTTGGACGAGACGATGAGTCGTTTGTTGCTTAATAAAGACTCTAAACAGCAAAAGCAACAGCCTCAAGACCAGCTCGCTCGTTCGGGTTCGGGTTCTCTCGGTCCGGGTGAGAAAGTAACCGATGATGTTATCAATCAGGTTGATCAGTTTCTTCGTGAGGCCTTGCAAAACCCTCGCGAACGGCTCtcaa TTTTGCGGATGGAACAAGATGTAGAAAAGTTTATCCGTGATCCAAACCAACAACAATTAGAATTTCAGCAGTTGCCTACTTCATATTTAAGGCTAGCAGCACATCGTGTGGCACAGCATTACTCACTGCAATCAATGGTTTTGTTAGACAATAGTTTACCTGATGGCTCTGGTTCCAGAATTATTGTCCGCAAAACTTCTGACTGTAGCCTTCCCTTGATTCGCCTGGCTGACATCCCCTTGAGTTTGCCATCGGAAGATGGTGACGTTATTAAGGTTGCAATTAAGCAGAGACCACAGAAACGCTCTCAAACTGCCaacaattcaaattcaaattccacAAAGTCAAATAGTTCCAAAAGTGtggaggaaagaaaagaggagtACAACAGGGCACGTGCACGGATATTTAACTCTAGCAGTTCCAGCAGTGGTTCTACTGGGAAACCAGAAGGTGAACCAAGATTGCAGGATGGTTCCCAGCATGGTTCATTTGGCATATCAAAGTCAGAAGAGAAATCTGCTCCAGCGATTTCTGATTTAAATTCTGGGCGGGGTTTAATTGAATCATCCACAAGCAGCGGTAGATCAGCTAGGACTAGGATGGAGAAGGAGCCAATTGGTAGGTACAGACCAAACAACAGAGTGGCCATTTTTCGGGACCGTGAGGTTGAGCGTAAGGACCCCGACTTTGATCGAAGCTATGACAG GTATATGCAAAGATTTGATCCTGGTTTTGGATTCAATGGGGGAGGACCTTATGCCATTCAGCCTATGTACACTCCTGCACTGAATTACAACACTGAATTTCCACAACTTGGGTCCGCCCACAGGCCTCAGATATCTACAGAACAGCAACCTCGGCCTCACCCTCAACATGTACCAGGACCCTGGGTTGCACCATCAACCCCTGCAGGGATTGGATATGGTCATCCTGATACTCATATACCACCATTTAATCCGAATCATGTTGGTGCACGTTCTGCATCTGCCATTTATCTGCATTCCTCTCAGTATCCATGTCAACACCCAGGAATGCCTTTTATCCATCCCCATGAACATGTTCAGCCTTTTTCACAG TCTCATCAACAGCAACCTGATGCAAGTTTTGGTTTAGCCCGGCCCCGTTGA